A window of the Bacillus andreraoultii genome harbors these coding sequences:
- the smpB gene encoding SsrA-binding protein SmpB, with the protein MPKGKGKIVAQNKKAFHDYFIEERYEAGIVLQGTEIKSIRAGRANLKDAYARIEKGEVFLHNMHISPYEQGNRYNHDPLRTRKLLLHRKEISKLIGETKESGYSLVPLKIYLKDGYAKVELALAKGKKKYDKREDLKKKEAKRDIERAFRERQKM; encoded by the coding sequence ATGCCAAAAGGAAAAGGAAAAATCGTTGCCCAAAATAAAAAAGCATTTCACGATTATTTTATCGAGGAAAGGTATGAAGCAGGTATTGTTTTACAAGGTACTGAAATTAAGTCGATTCGTGCTGGTCGTGCAAACTTAAAGGATGCATATGCCCGAATTGAGAAAGGTGAAGTATTTCTACACAATATGCACATAAGCCCATATGAACAGGGAAACCGGTACAATCATGATCCATTACGGACACGAAAGCTACTACTTCACCGAAAAGAAATTAGTAAATTAATTGGTGAAACGAAAGAATCCGGTTATTCGCTTGTTCCATTAAAAATTTATTTAAAAGATGGTTATGCAAAGGTCGAGTTGGCACTTGCAAAAGGGAAGAAGAAATACGACAAGCGAGAAGACTTGAAGAAAAAAGAAGCAAAACGTGATATTGAGCGTGCATTCCGAGAAAGACAAAAAATGTAA
- the cas1 gene encoding CRISPR-associated endonuclease Cas1 — translation MLKEIVIDDYGVNLHKVSERLVLKKQGKVLEEHAIKELQDLVIGNKCGMISISLLQELIDNGTQVHFVDFREEPFTTLYTPAHHGSVKARREQLRAYHDYRGIELSKEIITAKIQNQINTIKYYAKSRRGHSIEEELKILTESMRFYIQKIKGIQGETIEQIRKELISAEAHAAKRYWKAVKMILKEKGVEFPGRNWHSQEPVNMMLNYGYAILRTRVTSAIIRAGLETYAGFFHVDRSGRISFVLDVMEIFRPSVVDRPIISLITRGHKPGLEEKEDGSHFLNEKTLKLLRENINNRLETKEEFRGNDCFLRTIIQMQARDIASYFRDNKKFKGYISRW, via the coding sequence ATGCTAAAGGAAATTGTTATTGATGATTATGGGGTGAATCTTCATAAAGTAAGTGAACGACTTGTTCTTAAGAAACAGGGGAAAGTCTTGGAGGAACATGCAATCAAGGAGTTACAGGATTTAGTTATAGGGAATAAATGTGGGATGATTTCAATCAGTTTATTGCAAGAATTAATAGACAATGGAACCCAAGTACATTTTGTGGATTTTAGAGAGGAGCCGTTTACCACCTTATATACGCCAGCCCACCATGGTTCTGTAAAAGCAAGAAGGGAACAATTGCGTGCATATCATGACTATAGAGGAATCGAATTATCCAAAGAAATCATAACAGCAAAAATTCAAAATCAAATTAACACGATAAAATACTATGCAAAAAGTAGAAGAGGCCATTCAATTGAAGAGGAATTAAAAATATTAACTGAATCTATGAGATTTTATATTCAAAAAATAAAAGGGATACAAGGGGAAACAATTGAGCAGATAAGGAAAGAATTAATATCTGCAGAAGCACATGCGGCGAAACGATATTGGAAAGCAGTAAAAATGATTTTGAAAGAAAAAGGAGTGGAGTTCCCCGGTAGAAATTGGCATTCACAAGAACCAGTTAATATGATGCTGAATTATGGTTATGCAATTTTGAGAACTAGAGTAACCTCTGCAATTATTCGAGCAGGCCTTGAAACATATGCGGGTTTTTTCCATGTGGACCGGTCAGGAAGAATCTCCTTTGTATTAGATGTAATGGAAATTTTCCGTCCATCTGTTGTTGATCGACCGATCATTTCATTAATAACTAGGGGACATAAACCAGGATTGGAGGAAAAAGAAGACGGATCACATTTTTTAAATGAAAAAACACTGAAATTATTAAGGGAAAATATTAATAATAGATTAGAAACAAAAGAAGAATTCAGAGGAAATGATTGCTTTTTACGAACAATTATCCAGATGCAGGCTAGAGATATCGCATCATATTTTCGTGATAATAAAAAATTTAAAGGTTATATTTCGAGGTGGTAA
- a CDS encoding CRISPR-associated helicase/endonuclease Cas3 — protein sequence MRLAEDKIDSLFQEMTRKLDTKYNKGFTPLSFQKQIIDAHLNKGKNVILHAPTGAGKTLAALAPFYISRNLKGEIDFPNQAMYILPLRTLAYSLAEEAEQATNQWKVTTQTGEVQIDPFFLDGDVIFTTIDQALSGALTIPLSLSFRLANINAGAWIGSYLIFDEFHLLDTNRAFQTTIHLLKQLCVDMPLTRFTIMTATLSKEMREFLAKELNAVHIEVTEEDLPKIESQYQKKRKVVAHSITMNADEILSKHQNKTIVIVNQVNRATALYQVVKERQPADTEVFLLHAQLLSDDRKSVEKKLKEYFGKDGNKKRAILIATQIIEVGLDISSDIMLTEISSGRSFLQRIGRNARFENQVGIVHVYSIDYPESSQPWLPYEKEDVEATERYLQSFSGFNFDYVKANEMMDTLYCDKDKEIGEILKRNDAKFSLEIASAYLYHEKSMSGDLIRKIQNVTVLLHHNTPTDETLYLYETISISVGKLKGFISRLNETSTSYHGKIKKVVYTKFDKKNIKNEKDKLVLKNIERVEDIHSHDFIVIHPTLATYKKNVGLILGESSVDVTYCFPLKNDEKIVKRYTFKMDTLEEHIRACLVAYQRICRPKNKYAIKAFANLFDLSEEDIEKIIHFVIVTHDMGKLEKAWQDKALNRQLEYDPMFSRDTALAHTDNPNEKKVHFPDHSILGAVLAYRLLQMEDKYGKVKRSVLTAIAHHHSPIVIGKKCTEEDYKPKSLKKAGVMLPLLSEIKWEVSTEQYVSTLEEAVKFYEGEKEWKNKWCYWGTGSRSREYWLYLFLVRQLRISDQNSFEHISTIRNRERLTNMGVDKDE from the coding sequence GTGCGCTTAGCAGAAGATAAGATAGATTCTCTTTTTCAGGAAATGACGAGAAAGCTGGATACGAAGTATAATAAAGGATTTACTCCGCTTAGTTTCCAAAAGCAAATCATCGATGCTCATTTAAATAAAGGAAAAAATGTGATCTTACATGCTCCGACTGGGGCGGGAAAAACACTTGCAGCACTCGCACCCTTTTATATTAGTAGGAATTTAAAAGGGGAGATTGATTTTCCCAATCAGGCAATGTATATTTTGCCGTTAAGGACATTAGCTTATAGCCTTGCTGAGGAGGCGGAACAGGCAACAAATCAATGGAAAGTAACGACTCAAACTGGTGAGGTGCAAATAGACCCGTTCTTTTTAGACGGGGATGTAATATTCACGACAATTGACCAAGCTCTAAGCGGAGCATTAACTATCCCGTTATCTCTATCCTTTCGTTTGGCCAATATAAATGCTGGAGCTTGGATAGGAAGTTATCTTATATTTGATGAATTTCACTTGTTAGATACGAATCGAGCATTTCAAACGACAATTCATTTATTAAAACAACTGTGTGTAGATATGCCGTTGACAAGATTTACAATTATGACAGCAACATTATCTAAAGAAATGCGCGAATTTTTGGCGAAGGAACTGAATGCGGTACATATTGAAGTGACAGAGGAAGATCTACCAAAAATAGAATCGCAATATCAGAAGAAGAGGAAAGTTGTTGCACATTCGATTACTATGAATGCGGACGAGATTCTTTCAAAGCACCAAAATAAAACGATAGTGATTGTTAACCAAGTGAACAGGGCAACTGCCTTGTATCAAGTAGTAAAAGAGAGACAGCCAGCTGATACGGAAGTATTCTTATTGCATGCCCAATTATTATCGGACGACCGAAAAAGTGTTGAAAAGAAATTAAAAGAGTATTTCGGAAAGGACGGGAATAAAAAAAGGGCGATATTGATTGCAACCCAAATCATTGAAGTTGGATTAGATATTTCATCAGATATCATGTTAACAGAAATTTCCTCAGGTCGTTCATTTCTTCAACGAATTGGACGAAATGCAAGATTTGAAAATCAAGTAGGAATTGTGCACGTGTATTCTATAGATTATCCGGAAAGCAGTCAACCGTGGCTTCCCTATGAAAAAGAAGATGTAGAAGCAACGGAGCGGTATTTGCAGTCTTTTTCGGGATTTAATTTTGATTATGTCAAAGCCAATGAGATGATGGATACGCTTTATTGCGATAAAGATAAAGAAATCGGAGAGATTCTTAAGCGGAACGATGCAAAGTTTTCATTAGAAATTGCAAGTGCTTATTTGTATCATGAAAAAAGTATGTCAGGTGACTTAATTAGGAAGATCCAAAATGTAACAGTTTTATTACACCATAATACTCCAACTGATGAAACGTTATATCTTTATGAGACAATCTCGATATCGGTTGGAAAATTGAAAGGCTTTATCTCTCGTTTAAACGAAACATCAACCTCATATCATGGCAAGATAAAGAAAGTTGTATATACAAAGTTTGATAAGAAAAATATTAAAAATGAGAAGGACAAGCTTGTTCTCAAAAATATTGAACGTGTGGAGGATATTCATAGTCATGATTTTATTGTTATCCATCCGACATTAGCAACTTATAAAAAGAATGTGGGTCTCATCCTCGGAGAATCCAGTGTGGATGTAACGTATTGCTTTCCGCTGAAAAATGATGAAAAAATAGTTAAACGTTATACTTTTAAAATGGATACACTCGAAGAACATATTCGCGCTTGTCTTGTCGCTTATCAAAGAATTTGCCGTCCGAAAAATAAATACGCTATAAAAGCTTTTGCGAATCTATTTGATTTAAGCGAGGAAGATATAGAAAAGATCATTCACTTCGTTATAGTAACGCATGATATGGGGAAGTTGGAAAAGGCATGGCAAGATAAAGCTCTAAATAGACAATTAGAATATGACCCAATGTTTTCCCGTGATACAGCACTCGCACATACAGATAATCCAAATGAAAAAAAAGTACATTTCCCAGATCACTCAATCTTGGGAGCTGTACTGGCATATCGTTTGTTACAAATGGAAGATAAATATGGGAAAGTAAAGCGTTCTGTTTTAACGGCAATCGCTCACCATCATTCTCCTATTGTGATAGGAAAGAAATGTACGGAAGAAGATTATAAACCTAAATCGCTCAAAAAAGCAGGGGTTATGTTGCCATTGTTGTCAGAAATAAAATGGGAAGTTTCGACTGAACAGTATGTTTCAACGTTAGAGGAGGCAGTGAAGTTTTATGAAGGTGAGAAGGAATGGAAAAATAAATGGTGTTACTGGGGTACTGGCTCTCGTAGTCGAGAATATTGGCTGTATTTATTCTTAGTTCGCCAGTTAAGAATTAGTGATCAGAATTCCTTTGAACATATTTCAACAATTAGGAATAGAGAAAGATTAACCAATATGGGAGTGGACAAAGATGAATGA
- the cas2 gene encoding CRISPR-associated endonuclease Cas2, producing MKILLIYDITEDKLRNKTANMCKDYGLFRVQYSAFFGEISRNLHGELIRRLKFLLKESDRSSVIIFPLSQDSLENVIKIDFNYSEDSLVSEV from the coding sequence ATGAAGATTTTACTGATTTATGATATTACAGAAGATAAATTACGAAACAAAACAGCGAACATGTGCAAGGATTATGGTTTGTTTCGAGTACAATATAGTGCATTCTTTGGGGAAATTAGTAGAAATCTTCATGGCGAATTAATCCGCCGATTAAAGTTTCTTTTAAAAGAAAGCGATAGAAGTAGTGTAATTATTTTCCCTTTAAGTCAAGATAGTTTGGAAAATGTTATAAAAATTGATTTCAATTATTCCGAGGATTCATTGGTTAGCGAGGTGTAG
- the cas4 gene encoding CRISPR-associated protein Cas4, which produces MSINITDIKQYVYCPRVVYYNYVEPVPRKVSFKMEYARSQHFELNQKEKRRTLKRYNLVEGKRFYGLSVSSEALNLSGKLDILIDTEAESGQRFYPVECKDTDGKIYKNIIYQLVAYAMCIEEMTNTPVKKGYIYIIPEQKAHLIHITDNQKLYVRKITSMIKKIIQEEYYPEPRSKKRCRDCEFQRYCNDCDLPSLEAIKENDKLLMKKLFG; this is translated from the coding sequence GTGTCAATTAACATTACGGATATAAAGCAGTATGTATATTGTCCAAGAGTAGTGTACTATAACTATGTTGAGCCAGTTCCCCGAAAAGTGTCATTTAAAATGGAATATGCAAGAAGTCAACATTTTGAATTAAACCAAAAAGAAAAACGGCGTACCTTAAAGAGGTATAATCTCGTTGAAGGAAAAAGATTTTATGGGTTATCAGTTTCATCAGAAGCATTAAATTTATCAGGAAAACTAGACATATTAATTGATACAGAAGCTGAATCCGGACAAAGGTTTTACCCGGTGGAATGTAAAGATACGGATGGAAAAATTTATAAAAATATTATTTATCAGCTTGTCGCATATGCAATGTGTATTGAAGAAATGACAAATACTCCAGTGAAGAAGGGATACATTTATATCATACCGGAACAAAAAGCGCATCTCATTCATATTACTGACAATCAAAAATTGTATGTTCGTAAAATAACGTCGATGATTAAGAAAATAATACAAGAAGAATATTATCCTGAACCTCGTTCGAAAAAAAGATGTAGGGATTGTGAGTTTCAACGATATTGCAATGACTGTGACCTCCCAAGTTTAGAAGCAATCAAGGAAAATGACAAATTACTGATGAAGAAGTTATTTGGGTAA
- the cas6 gene encoding CRISPR system precrRNA processing endoribonuclease RAMP protein Cas6, translating to MNDTSITHFLNEVQILQITAIYKAGENGLELPHYQGSTFRGVFGHVFKEVACTCSNQNIHHEHCPYAYIFETRLQDEHQKIISSDDIPRPFIIWAENNNKLKFAPGERFYLTITIFGEAVKYLHYFIYVLFHMGKKGFGKGKQQAELRQVFLVDEDGDFREQIYQHQKIYYNGQILNSEKITSGIKDASTCQLDFISPTRLKYQSHYTDNPEFHIIFRSAVRRITSLLYYHHGRQLLGIDFKELFRKAEEVKLVQSDVSWYDWERYSNRQKKRMKLGGIVGKAVYEGDLDPFIPWLQLAEWTHVGKNTTFGLGKIKALFN from the coding sequence ATGAATGACACGAGTATTACTCATTTTTTAAATGAAGTTCAAATCCTTCAAATAACAGCCATTTACAAAGCGGGCGAGAATGGACTGGAGCTTCCTCATTATCAAGGATCGACCTTTCGTGGTGTGTTCGGACATGTTTTTAAGGAAGTAGCATGTACATGTTCGAATCAAAATATCCACCATGAACACTGTCCATATGCGTATATATTTGAAACACGTTTGCAAGATGAACATCAAAAAATTATTAGTAGTGATGATATACCGCGGCCATTTATTATTTGGGCAGAAAATAATAACAAGTTAAAATTTGCCCCGGGTGAGCGATTTTATTTAACTATCACTATTTTTGGAGAGGCGGTAAAGTATCTTCACTATTTTATATATGTACTGTTTCATATGGGTAAAAAAGGATTTGGAAAAGGAAAACAGCAAGCCGAATTGCGACAAGTTTTTTTAGTTGATGAAGATGGAGATTTTCGCGAACAAATCTATCAACATCAAAAAATCTATTATAATGGGCAAATATTAAACAGTGAAAAAATTACTTCAGGTATAAAAGACGCTTCAACATGTCAGCTCGATTTTATTTCACCTACTCGCCTAAAATACCAGTCTCACTACACCGATAATCCAGAATTTCACATCATTTTCCGGTCTGCTGTTCGCCGAATTACGTCGTTGCTTTATTATCATCACGGCAGACAGCTGCTGGGTATCGATTTTAAAGAGCTTTTTAGAAAAGCAGAGGAAGTAAAGCTCGTTCAATCGGATGTATCGTGGTATGACTGGGAGAGGTATTCTAATCGGCAAAAAAAGCGGATGAAGCTTGGTGGAATTGTGGGAAAAGCAGTTTATGAAGGGGATTTAGATCCTTTTATTCCATGGTTGCAACTTGCTGAGTGGACGCATGTAGGGAAAAATACTACCTTTGGTTTGGGAAAGATAAAAGCTCTGTTTAATTAG
- a CDS encoding DevR family CRISPR-associated autoregulator: MTKEIYSISISGELSLDLHALNNERSEGNQTFTRQVTVLNKDGELTTVNAISGDMFKHIQAKHLHTISLEEGLTLCNGCLNFDSNRIASDKEFTSSYKKDTPDEEVYRTIIHKCVLDDIEGMMATANSKNVARKSIIEFGWIVGKPEKTFTENYFHLKKATNASLVEGEKAENSGQNIFYRPLNTGVYATVIHLETARIGLNEASLNYDVDDEERKKRYDALLKSVLYTFLKTEGAMRASQAPHLHDFKGVITVSFSSLPAPSVSPLNDQYQEEIATITANLNEMDSAKQVELLKFNSISEFTKNIRDLMQYAPGSIVRK, encoded by the coding sequence ATGACGAAAGAAATTTATTCTATTTCAATTTCAGGAGAATTATCCCTTGATTTGCATGCATTAAATAATGAACGAAGCGAAGGAAACCAGACGTTTACACGGCAAGTAACTGTACTAAATAAAGATGGAGAGCTTACAACGGTAAATGCCATTTCTGGGGATATGTTTAAACATATTCAAGCAAAGCATCTACACACTATCAGTTTAGAAGAGGGTTTGACTCTGTGCAATGGCTGTTTAAATTTTGATTCTAATCGAATTGCCAGTGATAAAGAGTTCACATCTAGTTATAAAAAAGATACACCAGATGAGGAAGTTTATCGCACCATTATTCATAAGTGTGTATTGGATGATATTGAAGGGATGATGGCAACAGCCAATAGCAAAAATGTTGCCCGAAAGTCGATTATTGAGTTTGGTTGGATAGTTGGAAAGCCGGAAAAAACATTTACAGAAAACTATTTTCACCTAAAAAAGGCAACTAATGCTAGCCTTGTGGAAGGAGAAAAAGCGGAAAATTCGGGTCAAAATATTTTCTACCGTCCGCTTAACACGGGGGTATATGCGACGGTTATACATTTAGAAACAGCAAGAATAGGTTTAAATGAAGCATCACTGAATTATGATGTAGATGATGAGGAAAGAAAGAAACGATACGATGCATTGTTAAAGAGTGTACTGTACACCTTTTTGAAAACAGAAGGTGCCATGAGAGCTTCTCAAGCCCCACATTTACATGATTTTAAAGGGGTTATCACCGTTAGCTTTTCTTCACTGCCTGCACCTTCCGTCAGTCCACTCAATGACCAATATCAGGAGGAAATTGCTACCATTACTGCCAACCTTAATGAAATGGATAGTGCAAAACAAGTAGAACTTTTGAAATTTAATAGTATTAGCGAATTCACGAAAAATATTAGGGATTTAATGCAGTACGCCCCAGGTTCCATTGTGAGAAAGTAG
- the rnr gene encoding ribonuclease R — protein MEQQVLVEKLLEYMKEEAYKPLTVSELEEALGIQDSSEFKDFVKTLVYMEEKGLVVRTRSNRYGLPEKMSLVRGRVSGHAKGFAFVVPDEPGMDDIFIPPGETNTALNGDIVLARVTKESSGARREGTIIRILERGTKQIVGTYTQSMNFGFVIPDDKKFNGDIFIPKQASMGAVEGHKVVVNITVYPEGRMSAEGEVIQILGHKNDPGVDILSIIYQHDLPLEFPDEVMEQAQSTPDEIDPSELKNRRDLRDQVIVTIDGADAKDLDDAVTVTKLENGNYKLGVHIADVSYYVTEGSPIDKEAFERGTSVYLVDRVIPMIPHRLSNGICSLNPQVDRLTLSCEMEIDEHGTVVSHEIFQSVIKTTERMTYSDVNKILVDKDEEVRQRYEKLVPMFEVMEELASILRHKRMNRGAIDFDFKEAKVLVDEEGHPTDVVIRERSVAERLIEEFMLAANETVAEHMHWLELPFIYRIHEDPKEDKLQRFFEFITNFGLIVRGKANSVHPRALQEILDEVRGKPEEMVVNTVMLRSMQQAKYYPENLGHFGLSTEYYTHFTSPIRRYPDLIVHRLIRTYLINGEIDEGTQARWNAMLDEIAEHTSKRERRAVDAERETDELKKTEYMMDKIGEEFDGIISSVTNFGIFVELPNTIEGLVHVSYLTDDYYHYDERQYAMIGERTGNVFRIGDEITVRVINVNKDERSIDFEVVGMKGTRRVERKAAPKVVVANPDKKPKNVDKNGNARPDKKPRKKKKFYENAPKAKREGKRR, from the coding sequence ATGGAACAACAAGTTTTAGTAGAAAAATTACTCGAATATATGAAAGAAGAAGCGTATAAACCATTGACGGTTAGTGAATTAGAAGAAGCTTTAGGAATACAAGATTCGAGTGAGTTCAAAGATTTTGTAAAAACACTTGTGTATATGGAGGAAAAAGGACTTGTCGTTCGGACGAGAAGTAATCGTTACGGACTTCCGGAAAAAATGAGTCTTGTTCGTGGTCGAGTATCTGGTCATGCGAAAGGTTTTGCATTTGTTGTACCGGATGAACCAGGGATGGATGATATTTTTATTCCACCCGGTGAAACAAATACAGCTCTAAATGGGGATATCGTTCTTGCACGTGTGACGAAAGAAAGCTCGGGAGCAAGACGAGAAGGGACGATTATTCGAATTTTAGAACGGGGAACGAAACAAATTGTCGGTACATATACACAAAGTATGAATTTCGGTTTTGTGATTCCAGATGATAAAAAGTTCAATGGTGATATTTTTATCCCGAAACAAGCGTCGATGGGAGCAGTTGAAGGACATAAAGTAGTCGTGAATATTACGGTTTATCCTGAAGGTAGAATGAGTGCAGAAGGAGAAGTTATTCAAATACTAGGTCATAAAAATGATCCAGGTGTTGATATTTTATCGATTATTTATCAACATGACTTACCACTGGAATTTCCAGATGAGGTGATGGAACAGGCGCAATCGACGCCAGATGAAATTGATCCGAGTGAATTAAAAAACCGCCGCGATCTTCGTGATCAAGTGATTGTTACGATTGACGGGGCGGATGCAAAAGATTTGGATGATGCCGTGACCGTGACAAAGCTTGAAAATGGGAATTATAAGTTAGGTGTACATATTGCGGATGTTAGTTATTATGTCACAGAAGGAAGTCCGATAGATAAGGAAGCATTTGAACGCGGTACAAGCGTGTATTTAGTAGATCGAGTAATCCCAATGATTCCACACCGATTGTCAAATGGCATTTGTTCCTTAAATCCACAAGTTGACCGTCTAACATTATCGTGTGAAATGGAAATTGACGAGCATGGAACGGTCGTTAGTCATGAAATTTTTCAAAGTGTTATTAAGACAACGGAGCGGATGACGTATTCAGATGTGAATAAAATTTTAGTTGATAAAGATGAAGAAGTGCGGCAACGGTACGAGAAACTTGTTCCGATGTTTGAAGTGATGGAAGAGTTAGCATCGATTTTACGTCATAAACGGATGAACCGTGGGGCGATTGATTTTGATTTTAAAGAAGCAAAAGTATTAGTTGATGAAGAAGGTCACCCGACAGATGTCGTCATTCGTGAGCGATCTGTTGCCGAGCGACTTATAGAGGAGTTTATGCTAGCGGCGAATGAAACGGTTGCGGAACATATGCACTGGTTAGAACTTCCATTCATTTACCGAATTCACGAAGATCCGAAAGAAGACAAGTTACAACGATTTTTTGAATTTATTACGAACTTTGGGTTGATTGTTCGTGGAAAAGCAAATTCCGTTCATCCTCGGGCTTTACAGGAAATTTTAGATGAAGTACGTGGAAAACCGGAAGAGATGGTTGTGAATACCGTCATGTTACGCTCGATGCAACAGGCAAAATATTATCCGGAAAACTTAGGTCACTTTGGGTTATCGACAGAATACTATACGCATTTTACTTCACCAATTCGCCGTTATCCGGATTTAATTGTTCATCGATTAATTCGAACATATTTAATCAATGGAGAAATCGATGAAGGTACACAGGCGAGATGGAATGCAATGTTAGATGAAATTGCAGAACATACATCAAAACGAGAACGCCGAGCAGTCGATGCAGAACGAGAAACAGATGAATTGAAGAAAACGGAATATATGATGGATAAAATTGGGGAAGAGTTTGACGGGATTATTAGTTCTGTAACAAACTTTGGAATCTTTGTCGAGTTGCCGAATACGATAGAAGGGCTCGTTCATGTCAGCTATTTGACCGATGATTATTATCATTATGATGAACGTCAATATGCGATGATTGGAGAAAGAACCGGGAATGTCTTCCGGATTGGCGATGAGATTACTGTTCGTGTCATTAACGTAAATAAAGATGAACGTTCCATCGATTTTGAAGTGGTTGGTATGAAGGGAACAAGACGAGTGGAGCGGAAGGCAGCACCGAAAGTCGTTGTCGCAAATCCGGATAAAAAACCGAAAAATGTCGACAAGAACGGGAACGCAAGACCAGACAAAAAGCCGAGAAAGAAAAAGAAGTTTTATGAAAATGCCCCGAAAGCAAAACGGGAAGGAAAACGGAGATAG